A stretch of the Vigna radiata var. radiata cultivar VC1973A chromosome 7, Vradiata_ver6, whole genome shotgun sequence genome encodes the following:
- the LOC106765545 gene encoding protein PLASTID REDOX INSENSITIVE 2, producing the protein MSSSASLLPFTVSSSSSSSSSSIASLLPSSTPLCFSQPRLISTSATFKQHRFSFPSVKGRRKFPTLPFSSTKRFLVRAAEYKFPDPIPEFADAETEKFKSHLLQKLTKKDIYGESVEEIVGICTEIFSTFLHSEYGGPGTLLVLPFVDMADTLNEQGFPGGPIAARAAITWAQNNVDKDWREWNKVDKK; encoded by the exons ATGAGTTCTTCTGCTTCTCTTCTACCCTTCAccgtttcttcttcttcttcttcttcttcctcatccaTTGCTTCTTTGCTCCCTTCCTCCACTCCCTTGTGCTTCTCGCAACCACGCTTAATCTCAACCTCTGCTACATTTAAACAGCATCGCTTCTCATTTCCTTCTgtcaaaggaagaagaaagttccCAACTTTACCATTTTCATCAACGAAAAGGTTCCTTGTGAGAGCTGCTGAGTACAAATTCCCTGACCCAATTCCCGAATTCGCAGATGCC GAGACGGAAAAATTCAAAAGCCACCTTCTCCAAAAGCTTACAAAGAAGGATATATATGGAGAATCCGTTGAGGAAATTGTAGGAATTTGCACTGAG ATTTTTAGCACTTTCTTACACTCCGAGTATGGAGGTCCTGGTACACTTCTGGTCCTTCCTTTCGTTGACATGGCGGATACCCTGAACGAGCAAGGATTTCCTGGTGGACCAATAGCTGCACGTGCTGCTATCACTTGGGCACAAAATAATGTGGACAAAGACTGGAGAGAATGGAATAAAGTTGATAAGAAATAG
- the LOC106769013 gene encoding uncharacterized protein At4g14342 isoform X2, whose translation MQASDRFNINSQLEHLQAKYVGTGHADLNRFEWAVNIQRDSYASYIGHYPLLAYFGIAENESIGRERYSFMQKMLLPCGFPPEREED comes from the exons ATGCAGGCCAGTGATAGGTTTAACATCAACTCTCAGCTCGAGCATCTCCAAGCCAAATATGTTGGAACTGGTCATGCCGATTTGAACAGATT TGAGTGGGCAGTGAACATTCAACGTGATAGCTATGCATCATACATTGGCCACTACCCTTTACTGGCATACTTTGGTATTGCTGAAAATGAATCTATCGGAAGGGAACGCTATAGCTTTATGCAG AAAATGCTCCTGCCTTGTGGTTTTCCTCCCGAAAGAGAAGAGGATTAA
- the LOC106769013 gene encoding uncharacterized protein At4g14342 isoform X1 gives MQASDRFNINSQLEHLQAKYVGTGHADLNRFEWAVNIQRDSYASYIGHYPLLAYFGIAENESIGRERYSFMQKMLLPCGFPPEREED, from the exons ATGCAG GCCAGTGATAGGTTTAACATCAACTCTCAGCTCGAGCATCTCCAAGCCAAATATGTTGGAACTGGTCATGCCGATTTGAACAGATT TGAGTGGGCAGTGAACATTCAACGTGATAGCTATGCATCATACATTGGCCACTACCCTTTACTGGCATACTTTGGTATTGCTGAAAATGAATCTATCGGAAGGGAACGCTATAGCTTTATGCAG AAAATGCTCCTGCCTTGTGGTTTTCCTCCCGAAAGAGAAGAGGATTAA
- the LOC111242131 gene encoding uncharacterized protein LOC111242131 — translation MGSFDKHGSSSCKLKKGKGTTNVYVDGCIYMLQVWFCENFISPQGSIEKFPRILHWMNIHLGDNFVKGVMETGVVHHDVDFGIMKDKKVEKDDQPRPKMKEDKPSTKKLLKRKRREFYAYCRRPTKSGCRT, via the exons ATGGGAAGTTTCGATAAGCATGGTTCTTCAAGCTGCAAG ttgaagaaaggaaaaggtaCAACGAACGTTTATGTCGATGGTTGCATTTACATGCTGCAG gtATGGTTTTGTGAGAATTTCATTTCTCCCCAAGGTTCAATAGAGAAATTTCCTAGAATATTACATTGGATGAATATACATTTGGGAGACAACTTCGTGAAAGGAGTTATGGAGACGGGTGTG GTTCATCATGATGTTGATTTTGGTATAATGAAGGATAAAAAGGTTGAAAAGGATGACCAACCAAGACCCAAAATGAAAGAAGACAAACCATCAACAAAGAAGCTACTGAAAAGAAAACGTAGAGAGTTTTATGCGTACTGTAGAAGACCAACAAAATCTGGTTGCAGAACTTAA